A single region of the Methanococcoides sp. AM1 genome encodes:
- a CDS encoding glycosyltransferase family 2 protein: MKLTMVIPSYWGRESDVGWLEGDAVYDHATPLDSEGTLGRAIESTAILEDTDFELVILVAPNNTEITDQVEQKVKEIIRSSANGDIKVHMFGPSHMEKLHEKLKNDGMDEYCDLLSLTGYSNIRNMCLFIPHIMNSDVALLIDDDEVFEDPKFISKSKEFIGTDHEGGFINAIAGYYLQPDGDYLVGVPDSPWTRYWDKNACMNEGFEQVIGTSPRLKETPFVFGGNMVIHRDLFMEVPFDPMIPRGEDIDYLMNARMFGHSFFLDNELAIKHLPPAKSHPTWKRVREDIYRFVYERAKLMSQKDTDGMRPLSAEDMGCYPGNFLGEDLEEKITNACRLLSEEYLDSGDPLGSAEALRNIELANCDAIPDFDPFDHLCELQKRWSDLMLYAAERKGLDSIIYDTL, translated from the coding sequence TTGAAATTAACAATGGTAATTCCCAGTTACTGGGGCAGGGAAAGCGATGTAGGATGGCTTGAAGGCGATGCCGTATATGATCATGCCACTCCGCTGGATTCTGAGGGGACGCTTGGACGTGCTATAGAAAGTACAGCAATCCTTGAAGACACGGACTTTGAACTGGTAATTCTAGTCGCTCCAAATAATACTGAGATCACCGATCAGGTGGAGCAGAAAGTAAAAGAGATCATCAGATCCTCTGCAAATGGTGATATAAAGGTCCACATGTTCGGCCCTTCTCATATGGAAAAGCTGCATGAGAAACTAAAAAATGACGGCATGGATGAATACTGTGACCTGCTTTCACTTACAGGCTATTCCAACATAAGGAACATGTGTCTTTTCATTCCGCATATTATGAACTCAGATGTTGCGCTCCTGATCGATGATGATGAGGTCTTTGAAGACCCGAAATTCATATCCAAATCAAAGGAATTCATCGGAACTGATCATGAGGGTGGGTTCATCAATGCGATCGCCGGCTACTATCTCCAGCCAGACGGGGATTATCTTGTTGGTGTTCCTGACAGTCCCTGGACCAGATACTGGGACAAGAATGCCTGTATGAATGAGGGGTTTGAACAGGTAATAGGCACATCCCCGCGCCTTAAAGAAACTCCATTCGTATTTGGGGGAAATATGGTCATTCACCGGGACCTTTTCATGGAAGTTCCATTCGACCCCATGATCCCACGAGGAGAAGACATTGATTACCTGATGAATGCCAGAATGTTCGGTCATTCCTTCTTCCTTGACAACGAGCTTGCCATCAAACACCTTCCGCCTGCTAAGTCCCACCCGACATGGAAGCGGGTAAGAGAAGACATCTACAGGTTCGTTTATGAGAGGGCAAAGCTCATGAGCCAGAAAGACACCGATGGAATGCGACCGTTATCTGCAGAAGATATGGGTTGTTATCCCGGGAATTTCCTTGGGGAAGATCTTGAAGAAAAGATAACAAATGCCTGCAGACTTCTTTCTGAAGAATACCTGGATAGCGGGGATCCGTTGGGAAGCGCAGAGGCCCTCAGGAACATAGAACTTGCAAATTGCGATGCGATCCCTGATTTTGATCCTTTTGATCATTTATGTGAGCTGCAAAAGAGGTGGAGTGACCTGATGTTATACGCCGCTGAAAGGAAAGGACTGGATTCAATAATTTATGATACTTTATGA
- a CDS encoding DUF61 family protein, whose amino-acid sequence MSGRLPDSDDSALMGWMRVEIGMINRDIVAERKSLSQLHKEEVPSAKTKGGDEHLFDKKMLDVLEEQLPAELHGKLRLPILFFLDNRVADSSFLNDETAARSLQILGELSKFRSFSKGRLWVGKSIAYSIMRKYPTVVQIVMG is encoded by the coding sequence ATGTCAGGAAGACTACCGGATTCGGATGATTCAGCTCTCATGGGCTGGATGAGGGTTGAGATCGGTATGATCAATAGGGATATAGTGGCTGAGAGGAAGTCCCTTTCCCAATTGCATAAGGAGGAGGTCCCATCTGCCAAAACAAAAGGCGGTGATGAACACCTATTTGATAAAAAGATGCTAGATGTTCTTGAAGAGCAACTACCAGCAGAGCTCCATGGAAAGCTTCGCCTTCCCATTCTTTTCTTTCTCGACAACCGTGTGGCAGACAGTAGTTTTCTTAATGATGAGACTGCTGCCAGATCCCTGCAGATCCTGGGGGAACTAAGCAAGTTCCGCAGTTTTAGTAAAGGAAGGCTCTGGGTGGGTAAGAGCATTGCCTATTCTATCATGAGAAAGTATCCCACTGTAGTGCAGATCGTAATGGGATGA
- the thrC gene encoding threonine synthase, producing MKLYSTNLKAEEVNFETALITGLAPDKGLYMPKALPHFSEEELVALKDEEYPEIAFQLLKKILEGEIDEESLRVITYDAYDYEVPLEEVDENTFIMRLDRGPTASFKDFAARMMARLMQFYLKKENKELTILTATSGDTGSAVAHAFYGLDNIKVIVLFPETEVSDRQRKQMTTLDKNISALAIDGKFDDCQAMVKQAFADNDLKHLNLSSANSINIGRLVPQTLYYFYSYLKLRDYPEEIIFSIPSGNFGNMMGCVLAKNMGVPIKKIIASVNENDEVPGFLNTGEYEKIVPSKNCISNAMNVGHPSNLARLIAIYGGEMDEQGNINKLPDMDRLNDDIYSTSVTDEETKAVVKEFFEEHNICIEPHGAVGIKGLIDYRASTNDNTLAVTLETAHPAKFPAEVEDAIGIEPEPPQSLKEIEGKEEHMELLDTDYEKFKSYLKERLE from the coding sequence ATGAAACTCTATAGCACTAACCTCAAAGCAGAAGAAGTAAATTTTGAAACTGCACTTATCACAGGCCTGGCTCCTGACAAAGGTCTTTACATGCCAAAGGCGCTTCCACATTTCTCAGAAGAAGAACTCGTAGCCTTAAAGGATGAAGAGTATCCTGAGATCGCTTTCCAGTTGCTTAAGAAGATACTTGAAGGTGAGATCGATGAGGAATCCCTCAGGGTAATCACTTATGATGCTTACGACTATGAAGTACCACTGGAAGAAGTTGATGAGAACACATTCATAATGAGACTTGACCGCGGTCCTACTGCATCCTTCAAGGACTTTGCAGCCCGTATGATGGCAAGGCTCATGCAGTTCTATCTCAAGAAGGAGAACAAGGAACTGACCATACTTACAGCAACTTCCGGAGATACGGGAAGTGCGGTTGCTCATGCATTCTACGGTCTTGACAACATCAAGGTGATCGTACTGTTCCCTGAAACAGAGGTCTCAGACCGCCAGAGAAAGCAGATGACAACCCTTGACAAGAACATCTCTGCACTGGCAATTGACGGAAAGTTCGATGACTGCCAGGCAATGGTGAAGCAGGCATTTGCAGACAATGATCTCAAACACCTGAACCTTTCATCAGCAAATTCCATTAACATAGGCCGTCTGGTCCCACAGACTCTCTACTACTTCTATTCATACCTGAAACTGAGGGATTACCCTGAGGAGATCATTTTCTCAATACCATCAGGTAACTTCGGTAATATGATGGGCTGTGTGCTGGCAAAGAACATGGGTGTACCTATCAAAAAGATAATCGCTTCTGTTAACGAGAACGATGAGGTTCCGGGTTTCCTTAATACCGGTGAATATGAAAAGATCGTTCCTTCAAAGAACTGCATCTCAAATGCAATGAACGTTGGTCATCCAAGCAACCTTGCCCGGCTCATCGCGATCTACGGCGGGGAAATGGATGAACAGGGTAACATCAACAAGCTGCCTGACATGGACAGATTGAATGATGATATCTATTCAACATCTGTTACTGATGAGGAAACCAAAGCAGTGGTGAAAGAGTTCTTCGAGGAGCACAACATTTGCATTGAGCCTCATGGTGCTGTTGGTATTAAGGGCCTGATAGATTATCGTGCAAGTACCAATGACAACACGCTTGCAGTAACACTGGAAACTGCTCATCCGGCAAAGTTCCCTGCTGAAGTTGAGGATGCCATCGGGATCGAGCCGGAGCCACCTCAGAGCCTGAAAGAGATCGAGGGAAAAGAAGAGCATATGGAGTTACTGGATACTGATTATGAGAAGTTCAAGAGCTACTTGAAGGAAAGGCTTGAGTGA